Below is a window of Lacibacter sp. H407 DNA.
ATTCGTTGTTAATACAGGAACTGTTGCTGATGCTTGTAAGTTCTGCAGCCGGTGAACTGATATCGGCCGAGCCACCACCAACTGCCAATGTAAATCCGGCTGGTGTGTTATCCATATTTCCCACCATCAACAAATAAGTTCGGCCTGCTTGCAGTTGCGGTGATACTGCAAATGTTGGTTTCAGTCCGTCTTGCGGTAACGATCTGCATTGTGTAAAACTGACACCTGATGCTGACGCACCTGTTGGTCCGGTACTGCCCGACCAGTTGCCGATAATACTCAAACTCCTGTCTGAAAAAATATCCTGTGGATCACGGCCCGTAATATCAAACAGAAACCAATCGTAATTATCAACATTGTTTTTCGGAATAATACTGAAAGAAAATGTACCTGATGTGTTACAAGTGAATTTATAGTAAACCGGGTTGTTGTCTCCATAGCTGGTATTTGAATTTGTACAACCGGCAACAAAAAAACCATTGTTTCTGCAGGGAGCCAGTGTTGCGTGTTCATAACTTCCATTCCCGCAAATCAGGAAAGCAGTGGCAGGTGTTTGGCCGGGAAGCGTGCATACCTGTGCCCGCAGTTCCGTAACAGTTAACAGCAGCAGGCAAATAAGTAATCGTTGAAACATCAACCATAAATTTAAATATTTTGTTTGTGTCTTTTTATGTTTGTTTATCTACTGTTGTCACTCCATCACCTATGGGGAAACGGATGTCACACTTTTGGCCGTTACTCTCTTTTGGCTAACTTAGACTATGCCAACCAAAACAAATTATATGAAATTTTTTCTTTCCTTCTGTTTCTTTTTGCTCTTATTTAGTTTAACTGCCCAGCAAAAAACAACCTGGATCACGAACGTATCAATCGTCAACACAAAAGATGGAAATACACAACCCGGAATGACAGTTGTGCTGAAGGGCGACCGTATTCAACAGTTGATAAAGTATAAAGCAGGCGACAAAATTCCTGACAATGTGCAACTCATTGATGGCAGCGGTAAGTACCTGATGCCCGGTATGGTTGATGGACATATTCATTTTTTTCAAAGCGGTGGTTTGTATACAAGACCTGATGCCGTGAATCTTGGTAAGTTCTATTCATATGAAAAAGATCAACAGTGGATCAGGGATAATCATACTGATTTGATGCGTCGCTACCTTGCCTGTGGTATTACAACTGTTGCAGATGTGGGCGGTCCGTTTAGTAACTATGAAGTAAAAACGCAAAACGAAAGTAGTACGCTTATGCCAAATGCGTGGGTAACAGGTCCGTTGATCTCTACGTTCCAGCCTCCGAACCTTGATCCCAAAGATCCACCGATCGTAAAAGTAAATTCAGAAGAAGAGGCGAGGGAGCTTGTGCGCAAACAACTGCCTTATAAGCCTGACTTTATCAAGATTTGGTATATTGTTTTGCCCAACCAATCTGCAGCAAGCACGCTGCCAATTGTAAAAGCGGCAATTGATGAAAGTCATAAGAATGGTTTGAAGGTTTGTGTACATGCAACCGAATATCAAACAGCAAAACTTTCGGTGGAAGCCGGTGCTGATATTTTGGTGCATAGTGTGGATGACCAATTGCTTGATGCATCGTTTTTACAGATGATGAAGCAGAAGAAAGTAACCTATATTCCTACTGCTATTGTTGCTGCAAAATACAGGGAAGTGTTTAGTCAGCAACATCGCATCAGTGCGCATGATCTTACGTATGCCAATCCGTTTGCTCTCGGTACTTTGTTCGATTTACAGCATTTGCCTGAAAAGGAGATCGGGTTCAGTTATATGTCAATACGTAAACAGGTACAGATCCCCTCAAAGGAAGACAGTATCATTTCCCGCAATATGAAGCTTGTTGCAGACGCAGGTATAAATGTGGTTGCAGGAACCGATGCCGGCAACATCGGTACACAACATGCGTCTTCGTTTTATACAGAGTTGCTTGCAATGAAAGATGCCGGTTTAACCAATGCGCAAATTCTTCGTTCCTGTACGTGGAATGCGGCGATCGCCTTTGGCAAGGAAACAGAAATGGGTTCCATTTCAAACGGGAAACTGGCTAACCTGCTACTGTTGAATAAAAATCCGTTCGACAGTTTACAACACGTAAATGATATTGCTTTCGTCATCAACCGTGGTCAGATTATTAAACGAGATACACTGTTGAAGGTAACAGCAGAGCTGTTGGTGCAGCAGCAACTCAATGCTTATAACGCCCGAAATATTGATGCTTTTCTTACTCCATACAGCGATAGTATTGAATTGTATGAGTATCCTGATAAATTGATTGGTAAGGGCAAAGCGCAAATGCGTGAGATGTACAGCCGTCTTTTTAAAGAAGTTACTAATCTTCATTGCGAACTGGTAAACCGGATGGTGCTGGGAAATACCGTCATCGATTATGAAAGTGTAACTGGGTTTGGTCCTAAGCCTGTAAGAGCCATTGCTGTTTATACAATCGAAGGAAATAAGATCAGTAAAGTACGCTTCATCGAATAATTGCTACACTTCAGCAGGAAAAATGTGTTTAACTGTAACGTTTAAAATAGCTTTATCGTAATACGCAAAACGTTTATATGAAACAGCTATTTATTCTCTGCCTCTTATGTTCATTTGTTGCAACAGCGGGCAATGCACAACAAAAGAAAACCAAGGTGTTATTGTTGGGAAGTTTTCATTTTGATAACCCGGGACTGGATGTGGCGAAATTTGAGAACGCCAATATCCTGTCTGCCAAACGGCAGGCAGAAGTGGTGGAAGTAGTAGAGAAGATCAAACAATTCAGACCCGATAAGATTTTTATTGAGATGCCTGTGGAACGACAACAGCGACTGGACAGCAGCTTTAATAAATACAAAGCAGGTGAACTTAAACTCGGTGCTTCAGAAACACATCAAATTGCTTACCGTGTGGCAAAAGAGCTGAATCACGCAGGTCTGTATGCGGTGGATTATACGGAAGCAAATTTTCCATTCGACAGCTTAATGAAGTCGGCAACTGCCGCAAAGCAGTTTGAGTTTTTAGGAATGATCAAACAAACCATTGAAGCTGTTGAAAAAGAATTTAACGAATCACTGAAAACAAAAACAGTGAAAGAAATTCTGTTGCATCATAATTCGCCTGCTTATATACAATTGGCAGTAGGGATGTACTATGAATTTCTTATTGCTGGCGAGAAAGGTAATCATGTGGGTTCGTATCTCACAAGCGAGTGGTGGAGAAGAAACATGATTATTTATGAAAATATACTGAAACGTTTAGATGGGAAAGAGGAACGTATCTTAATATTATTCGGATCAGGACATACGGCTTTGTTGAATGAAATGATGAAGTACAATCAAAAAATTGAATTAGTGCCATTGTCAGATGTGTTGAAATAAAAAAAAAGTCCCGCTCTCTGAACGGGACTTTTTTAGTTAAAGTTCTTGCAATTGCTTGTTCTTGTCGAGACCGATATACGCCCACGGATATACTGTCATTTTGCCTTGTATTTTTGAAGCCGCATCTCTTGCAAGCTCCGGCTCTTTAAACATATGAAAAACAAAAGCGAAATAGTTGTATAAATAAGGAATCAGCAGACTGTTTGTTGCTTCTTCACGGTAATCACTATACATTACTTTTATTGTTTCTTTTAAGTCTTCGTTTTTGAAAACCTGTTCTTCACTGTCTTTTTCGTCCGTCATGCCATAGTAAAGCCATTCTTCGATAATAGCAAACAGTGGCAAGGTCATCAATAAGGTACTATTGGATTCAGCAAATTGATTGTTTGCGAAATCATACATTTCTTCAATCGACCCACGCCATTTTGGAGTGAGATAATTGATCATCATCATATGCGCCATAAAATGCCCTTCTTGAATATTATTAGCTGCAATAAAGTATCCTTCCGTTACTTCTCTCTCAACGCCTAAACCCATATAAACCCTGATCGTTCGGGCACATGTTTCAGCGTCGTCAGGATTTATTTCGTCTGCAATTTTTAAATGATTGGCAGCTTTTTCCAGAAAATCGAAAAAAAGCTGGGCTCTTTCTTCTGAGACTTCTGAGCCTTGTGCACCGGTACGGGCAATCCATGCCTGCGATGTAAATGAAACTCCGGCAAATAAATTTGCTATGTAGGAAGAAGGATTTGTCATTGCCCAAGCTGCTATACTCTGCTCGCAGGATGGGTTTAACCCAATGCCTTCACACAATAAAGTTTTTGCATCCCATTCAAGTTTTTCATATTCTTTTTCAAACGCAGTGTAATTTTTTTGTTCAAGAAGTAGCTTGAACTCGTGTAAGCGGTGGTAGCCTAACGAGAGATCAATATCGCTTGCTTCATTGCCTGAATTAAATACTTTAAATAACTTTTTAAACATTGCATCAGTTTGAGATATGAAAATATTGAATCTTTCTGTTAAAAAAAACGTCCCGCTAACTGAGCGGGACGTTTACTTATTACCAATTATCTATTGCTTATTGAATTACGCTTCTTCTTCTGCATAACTGCTCACCGGCTCACAGGTACAAATGAGATTACGATCACCATATGTATTGTTGATGCGGCTCACACTTGGCCAAAATTTATTCAGCGTTACATAATACAATGGGAATGCAGCTTGCTGTCTTGTATAGGCATGATTCCATTCATCAGCCGTAACTACATGTTGTGTATGCGGTGCATTCTTTAACGGATTATCTGCTTTGTCTGACTTGCCTTCTTCAATGTCACGGATCTCCTGGCGAATACTCAACATTGCATCACAAAAACGATCCAACTCGGCTTTGTCCTCACTTTCTGTTGGTTCGATCATGATGGTACCCGGTACAGGGAAACTCATGGTAGGTGCATGGAAACCATAATCCATCAAACGTTTGGCAACATCTTCTGCTTCAATACCGGCTGTGTTTTTAAACGGACGCAGATCAACAATAAATTCATGTGCACAGGTGCCATTCTCATCGGTGTAAAGAATATCAAAATCTTTATCCAGTCTTGCCTTCATATAGTTTGCATTGAGGATAGCATACTCTGTTGCACGTTTTACACCATCAGCACCTAGTAAACGTATGTATGAATAACTGATAAGCAATATAGAAGCAGAGCCATAAGGAGCAGCACTAACAGCACCCTTAGTGCCTTGGTTTATATGTCCGGGCAGATAAGGAGCGAGATGTGCTTTCACACAAATGGGTCCCATGCCGGGGCCGCCACCACCGTGAGGAATAGCGAATGTTTTATGCAGATTAAGATGACAAACATCTGCGCCAATCAATCCGGGTGATGTTAAACCAACCTGCGCATTCATATTTGCACCATCCATGTAAACCTGTCCACCATGCTGATGAACGATCTCACAAATTTCTTTTACTGTTTCTTCAAAGATGCCGTAGGTGCTCGGGTAAGTGATCATTACACCTGCAAGATTTGCACTATGTTGTTCAGCTTTTGCTTTAAAATCAGCCACATCAATGTAACCATTTTCCAACGCTTTCACTACCACCACTTTCATGCCCGCCATTACTGCACTTGCAGGATTTGTGCCGTGTGCAGAAATAGGAATAAGAATGATATTGCGGTTTGCATGACCATTTGCTAAATGAAAATCACGAATAGCAAGTAAACCTGCATATTCACCTTGTGCACCACTGTTAGGTTGTAAACTGCATGCGTCAAAGCCGGTGATCACATTTAAGTACTGTGCCAATTCATCAAGAATCTGTTGGTAACCTTTTGTTTGATCAGCAGGAGCAAACGGGTGGATCTTGCTCCAATGTGCCCAGCTCAACGGCATCATTTGTGTTGCAGCGTTCAACTTCATTGTACAACTTCCCAACGAGATCATGGAAGTATTCAACGAAAGATCTTTATTCTCCAGTTGCTTGATATAACGCATCATCTGGCTTTCGCTGTTGTGCGTGTTGAAGTTAGGATGTGTGAGGAACGCACTTGTTCTTGCCAATACAACAGGGATGTGTTGGAGAACAACTTCGTCTTCCACTGCAAAATTTACAGGATCAACATCATTTACAAAACAATTGATGAGGTCATACAGGTCGTCAATATTAGTTGTTTCATCCAATGAAATAACAATTGTACTGCCATCAACATAACGCAGGTTGATTTCCTGCTTTTCTGCTTTTGCTTTTACAGTTGCAATATCTTTTACTTTTACTGCAATGGTATCGAAGAAGAAATCGCTTGCTAATGCAAAGCCTCTTTCTTTTAAACTGTCAGCAACAGTTTGTGCAAGCAATGCTATACGTGTTGCAATGTTGATCAAGCCCTGCGGACCATGATACACTGCATACATCGCTGCCATGTTAGCCAACAATGCCTGTGCAGTACAAATATTTGAAGTTGCTTTTTCACGTTTGATGTGTTGTTCACGTGTTTGTAAGGCCATGCGTAAGGCACGGTTGTTCTGTGCATCAATACTTACGCCGATGATACGTCCGGGGATGGAACGTTTGAATTCATCTTTACAAGTAAAGAACGCAGCATGAGGCCCACCATAACCAAGAGGAACACCAAAACGTTGAGCTGAACCAAACGCAACATCTGCACCCAGTTCGCCCGGAGGAGTCAACAGCGTTAATGCCAACAGATCAGTTGCCATTGCTACAAAACCACCAACAGCCTGTACCCGCTGAATAAACTGGCGATAATCTTCTACCGAACCAATATTGTTTGGGTATTGAACCAACGCACCGAAATATGTTTTATCAATAGACGCTTCTTTGTAATCACCAAACACGATCTCGATGCCCATGGGCGTACCACGTGTGATCAACAGATCTTTTGTTTGCGGGAACACTTCGTTATCTACAAAAAACTTAGGCGCATTGATAACATCTGTGCGGTTTACATGGTGAAACAGCATGTTCATTGCCTCAGCTGCTGCAGTTGCTTCATCAAGCAAGGAAGCATTTGCAATGGGCAAACCGGTAAGGTCGCTCACCATTGTCTGGAAGTTCAACAAGCTTTCTAGGCGGCCTTGTGAAATTTCAGCCTGGTAAGGCGTGTATTGTGTGTACCAACCCGGGTTCTCAAAAACGTTACGTAAGATCACAGAAGGAGTGATGGTATCGTAATACCCTTGACCGATATAATTTTTAAACAGTTTGTTGTTGAGTGAAACATCTTTCAGGTGCTTCAGCAGGTCAGCTTCACTCATTGCATCCGGGATATCCATTTTCTCATGGTTGCGGATAGAGGCTGGTACTGTTTTGCTGATGAGCTCTTCCATATTGTTTGCTCCAACGGTTTTGAGCAGACTTGCTTCAGCTCCGGTGGTACCAATGTGGCGACGGGAAAATTCGTTTTGTTGCGCTTCAAAAAGATTCATGTGCTTTTTTACGTTTATTCAGGTCTGGAATAGTAAAAACTGGGTTACAGTTGACTTTAATTTAACCTTGTGAGAGCTGAAAATTAAAGACGTGCAAAGTTACGGGTAGAACCAATTCAAATAAACGCATGTTAGCAGGTGGGGAAAGACTGTGAAATCGGTTGAGCAGGGGTAGAAGGCTATTAGCCACTAGCTACAAGCTGCAAGCTTGCTTCTGCATCTTTTAAATTCACTAAAATAAAAACCATGATGCATTGTATTTGCTTGCAGCTAAAAGCTTGAAACTTCGTTTATTTATCCTTAAGTAATTCTTCCAGTTGATCAAAGCACATTGAAATGCCCTGTTCAAAGCCCATATCAACAATTGTTTGCAACGCTGCTTCAGTTGGGTAGATCATTTTGAATGCTACTTTGGTGCCTCCTGCTGTTTCAGTAAATGTGTTGCTGCCGGTAGAAACAGGAAGCTCTTGATTGATTGCACCGTTTTCATCGCAAAAACTATCTTTTATTTCAAATCCTTTATGATGTGTAATGGAAATATAATCCATACGTGCCCAATGTTTCTGCCCTTCAGGACCTACCATCGCATACACCCATGATCCGCCCGGCTTAAAGTCCTGCGATTTTGTTTCAACATGCCAGGGTGAAGGCCCCCACCACTTGTCAAGTAAGTCGCTTTCAGTAAAAGCACGCCATACGTATGGAAGCGGAGCGTTAAATTCTCTTGATACTACAATTGATCTTTCCTGAAAATCTTTTGTAATGTTTGTTTGATTGCTGCTCATTTTTTTATTGGTTTTATAGTTGATAATAAGTTGTCTAATTGATTAAACCTTGTGTCCCACATTTGCCTGAAAGGCTCAATAAAGTCAGCCACTTCTTTCATTTTTTTTGGGTTGAAATGGTAATAGATCTCACGGCCTGTTTGTTCCTGCTTTACCAACTGGCATTCAGTAAGAATGCGTAAGTGTTTCGATATTGCCTGGCGGCTGGTATCAAAACATTCGGCAAGTGCGTTGGGCGTCATTGCCTGGGTGGCTATCAAAACAATAATGGCCCGCCTTGTTGGATCGGCAATCGCTTGAAATACATCTCTTCTCATTTTATAAGACGGCTTTAAGAAACCGTTCGGTTGCAAATATATGTGCAATCATTTGGTTTCGCAAGTTTTTTATTGATTTTTTTGAATGAATCGAATTCAAGCGGCAGCTTCTCTTTGCCGGTTCAAATAGCTTGCCGCTTTCGCCTAACAATTACATTTGCAGTATGGCTGATGAATTACTAGAGAATTGGGAAAAAAAATCTGCTGAGCATCAAAAACTGTATGGCCAGTTTTTAAAACGTGCCAACAAGAATAAGGTGTTGAAGCAATTGCCCGATCTGCACGAAGAAGCGTTTGAAAAAATTGATTGCCTGCAATGTGCCAACTGTTGCAAAAATTATTCACCACGATTTAAAACGCCGGATATCAAACGAATCAGCAAACACCTGCGGATGAAAGAAAGTGTTTTTATCGAAACATATCTCTATCTCGATAGTGAGGGTGATTATGTTGTGAAAAGCAAGCCATGTCCTTTTCTCGGTGCTGATAATTATTGTGGTATTTATGATGTGCGTCCATCCGATTGTGAACGTTTCCCTTATACCGATGAAGATGTGATCTTGAAACGTCCGCAGCTAACGCTTAAGAACAGTACTTTTTGTCCGATCACGTATTATGTACTGGAAAAGTTAATTGCTGAAAAATAAAATTGTTGTGCTTTTAACATGTACTCACAGTTAAATTCTTGATGGTCGGGAATTAATCTTTATTTTCATATCGTTAAACAAAACGATGTGTACGACCGAGTATCCGTTCTGTTGTGTGGTATCAATCGATCTTCATCAAAACAATAAATTTATAGTATGAAAACAGTTCAACGTGCGTTTGTATTCTTATTACTTGTATCCGTTTTTACAGCTTGCTCCAAATCATTTATGATCGATGGAAAAAAAGCAAAACAGGTTGCTGTTACTGATCTGGGCGAAATGTATTCAACCTATAACATGTCGGATGCAGAACGCAGAGAAGTAAGTGCTCAGTTAAATAACAAAGCGTTGCTCGATGAAATTATCCGCTATTCAAAAGAAACAACCTGGCCTGACGGTGTAAATACATTGGATGATCGCCTCAACAGCCGTACAACAATGGCGAAATATAATTTTTACAAAGTAGCCACTTTCGGCAACAGAACTATTGTGAGTATCCCGAAAGAAAAGAACGGGCATATGCCTGCATCGTTTGTTCCTACCGGTCCGATGTATATGATCTTTGCGAGTTCTGTTATTGAAATGAAATAAGTTTTTACTGATCGATTTTAGAAAGGCCCTTTCGGGGCCTTTTTCGTTTACAGTTTTTTGTAAAAAAAATATCCCCACCTGGAAAGGAGGGGATTTGGCTAATCAGTTACCATTAACCATTAAACCTTATCATCACTCAAATAGACTGAATACTGTTTTATCGAGTTGCATGCAATTGTCATAAATCTGCAAGGAGTTGGGAGTGCCGGAAAAAATGAAATTTTATGGGCAAAAAAAAACCTCTTCCTAAAAGGAAGAGGCGCTAATCAGTTACCATTAACCATTAAACCTTATCATCGCTGGCA
It encodes the following:
- a CDS encoding amidohydrolase family protein yields the protein MKFFLSFCFFLLLFSLTAQQKTTWITNVSIVNTKDGNTQPGMTVVLKGDRIQQLIKYKAGDKIPDNVQLIDGSGKYLMPGMVDGHIHFFQSGGLYTRPDAVNLGKFYSYEKDQQWIRDNHTDLMRRYLACGITTVADVGGPFSNYEVKTQNESSTLMPNAWVTGPLISTFQPPNLDPKDPPIVKVNSEEEARELVRKQLPYKPDFIKIWYIVLPNQSAASTLPIVKAAIDESHKNGLKVCVHATEYQTAKLSVEAGADILVHSVDDQLLDASFLQMMKQKKVTYIPTAIVAAKYREVFSQQHRISAHDLTYANPFALGTLFDLQHLPEKEIGFSYMSIRKQVQIPSKEDSIISRNMKLVADAGINVVAGTDAGNIGTQHASSFYTELLAMKDAGLTNAQILRSCTWNAAIAFGKETEMGSISNGKLANLLLLNKNPFDSLQHVNDIAFVINRGQIIKRDTLLKVTAELLVQQQLNAYNARNIDAFLTPYSDSIELYEYPDKLIGKGKAQMREMYSRLFKEVTNLHCELVNRMVLGNTVIDYESVTGFGPKPVRAIAVYTIEGNKISKVRFIE
- a CDS encoding DUF5694 domain-containing protein — its product is MKQLFILCLLCSFVATAGNAQQKKTKVLLLGSFHFDNPGLDVAKFENANILSAKRQAEVVEVVEKIKQFRPDKIFIEMPVERQQRLDSSFNKYKAGELKLGASETHQIAYRVAKELNHAGLYAVDYTEANFPFDSLMKSATAAKQFEFLGMIKQTIEAVEKEFNESLKTKTVKEILLHHNSPAYIQLAVGMYYEFLIAGEKGNHVGSYLTSEWWRRNMIIYENILKRLDGKEERILILFGSGHTALLNEMMKYNQKIELVPLSDVLK
- a CDS encoding DUF4034 domain-containing protein, with the protein product MFKKLFKVFNSGNEASDIDLSLGYHRLHEFKLLLEQKNYTAFEKEYEKLEWDAKTLLCEGIGLNPSCEQSIAAWAMTNPSSYIANLFAGVSFTSQAWIARTGAQGSEVSEERAQLFFDFLEKAANHLKIADEINPDDAETCARTIRVYMGLGVEREVTEGYFIAANNIQEGHFMAHMMMINYLTPKWRGSIEEMYDFANNQFAESNSTLLMTLPLFAIIEEWLYYGMTDEKDSEEQVFKNEDLKETIKVMYSDYREEATNSLLIPYLYNYFAFVFHMFKEPELARDAASKIQGKMTVYPWAYIGLDKNKQLQEL
- the gcvP gene encoding aminomethyl-transferring glycine dehydrogenase, producing MNLFEAQQNEFSRRHIGTTGAEASLLKTVGANNMEELISKTVPASIRNHEKMDIPDAMSEADLLKHLKDVSLNNKLFKNYIGQGYYDTITPSVILRNVFENPGWYTQYTPYQAEISQGRLESLLNFQTMVSDLTGLPIANASLLDEATAAAEAMNMLFHHVNRTDVINAPKFFVDNEVFPQTKDLLITRGTPMGIEIVFGDYKEASIDKTYFGALVQYPNNIGSVEDYRQFIQRVQAVGGFVAMATDLLALTLLTPPGELGADVAFGSAQRFGVPLGYGGPHAAFFTCKDEFKRSIPGRIIGVSIDAQNNRALRMALQTREQHIKREKATSNICTAQALLANMAAMYAVYHGPQGLINIATRIALLAQTVADSLKERGFALASDFFFDTIAVKVKDIATVKAKAEKQEINLRYVDGSTIVISLDETTNIDDLYDLINCFVNDVDPVNFAVEDEVVLQHIPVVLARTSAFLTHPNFNTHNSESQMMRYIKQLENKDLSLNTSMISLGSCTMKLNAATQMMPLSWAHWSKIHPFAPADQTKGYQQILDELAQYLNVITGFDACSLQPNSGAQGEYAGLLAIRDFHLANGHANRNIILIPISAHGTNPASAVMAGMKVVVVKALENGYIDVADFKAKAEQHSANLAGVMITYPSTYGIFEETVKEICEIVHQHGGQVYMDGANMNAQVGLTSPGLIGADVCHLNLHKTFAIPHGGGGPGMGPICVKAHLAPYLPGHINQGTKGAVSAAPYGSASILLISYSYIRLLGADGVKRATEYAILNANYMKARLDKDFDILYTDENGTCAHEFIVDLRPFKNTAGIEAEDVAKRLMDYGFHAPTMSFPVPGTIMIEPTESEDKAELDRFCDAMLSIRQEIRDIEEGKSDKADNPLKNAPHTQHVVTADEWNHAYTRQQAAFPLYYVTLNKFWPSVSRINNTYGDRNLICTCEPVSSYAEEEA
- a CDS encoding SRPBCC family protein, with the translated sequence MSSNQTNITKDFQERSIVVSREFNAPLPYVWRAFTESDLLDKWWGPSPWHVETKSQDFKPGGSWVYAMVGPEGQKHWARMDYISITHHKGFEIKDSFCDENGAINQELPVSTGSNTFTETAGGTKVAFKMIYPTEAALQTIVDMGFEQGISMCFDQLEELLKDK
- a CDS encoding ArsR/SmtB family transcription factor — protein: MRRDVFQAIADPTRRAIIVLIATQAMTPNALAECFDTSRQAISKHLRILTECQLVKQEQTGREIYYHFNPKKMKEVADFIEPFRQMWDTRFNQLDNLLSTIKPIKK
- a CDS encoding YkgJ family cysteine cluster protein codes for the protein MADELLENWEKKSAEHQKLYGQFLKRANKNKVLKQLPDLHEEAFEKIDCLQCANCCKNYSPRFKTPDIKRISKHLRMKESVFIETYLYLDSEGDYVVKSKPCPFLGADNYCGIYDVRPSDCERFPYTDEDVILKRPQLTLKNSTFCPITYYVLEKLIAEK